A genomic stretch from Syntrophomonadaceae bacterium includes:
- a CDS encoding VCBS repeat-containing protein, with the protein MVMQPKLRLKHGELHSSANYSKEQLAEAPHLNARRPTKCLRSKWFFGVVGLTTLAFVIAAVILLVPFDINGRLSASSMAIVNSIIDAEYFITDNQIGITAENACCGTEIAEMYQVFTDFSDGTYENLILLNNGENELKLKTTLINFAKNIVADNFLSARSVHAVDIDQDGKIDILGAARQAHRIAWWKNEGINLETGKVSFTEFIIDSNFKGAFSVHGVDVDNDGYKDVIGASLYDDQIAWWRNNQNGTFSARKIIDNNFNGAIFTYSADLDNDGYMDILAAAESVDQIAWWRNQGGGVFSPRIVIGNKFNGARSVHAADVDRDGDLDVLGTARFADKVFWWENKGEGKEFIEHVIDDNFDGPRSVHATDMDNDGDIDILAAARYEHQIALWENNGEQNFTKIIVDDRFEGATNVFSADLNQDGKKDIIAAAVYADKIAWWQNKGNGRFTRFIIGENFKGATFVYAEDINGDKYKDILVPAVFDNQIGLWINNPKHQSAGVFISPVISKKENMKLTGLSWEGLVPENTFLRFQVRSGNNLEELEAANWHGPFSTDDYYTISGSDINPVHNDHLLIQYRVFFETGNLLTSPRLNKVSLIYSAAGMVKKNECCQP; encoded by the coding sequence ATGGTCATGCAGCCAAAACTGCGGCTCAAACACGGAGAGTTGCATTCCAGTGCGAATTATAGCAAAGAACAGCTGGCGGAAGCTCCTCATTTAAATGCCCGACGGCCAACCAAATGTCTCCGGAGCAAATGGTTCTTTGGGGTAGTGGGATTAACGACACTTGCTTTCGTTATCGCAGCAGTGATTTTACTGGTCCCTTTTGATATCAATGGCAGATTATCGGCTTCTTCCATGGCAATTGTAAATTCAATAATAGATGCGGAGTATTTTATTACAGATAATCAAATCGGAATAACAGCAGAAAATGCCTGTTGTGGTACAGAAATTGCTGAAATGTATCAAGTTTTTACTGATTTTAGTGATGGCACTTATGAAAATCTGATACTGCTCAACAATGGAGAAAATGAGTTAAAATTAAAAACGACTTTAATAAACTTTGCAAAGAATATAGTTGCAGATAACTTTTTAAGCGCCCGGTCTGTGCATGCTGTTGATATTGACCAAGACGGTAAAATTGATATTTTAGGCGCAGCCAGGCAAGCCCATCGGATTGCCTGGTGGAAAAATGAAGGAATTAACCTTGAAACAGGAAAAGTTAGTTTTACAGAATTTATTATCGACAGCAATTTTAAAGGCGCTTTTTCCGTTCATGGCGTTGATGTTGATAATGACGGCTATAAAGATGTAATTGGCGCTTCACTTTATGATGATCAGATTGCATGGTGGAGGAATAATCAAAACGGGACTTTCAGCGCCAGAAAAATTATCGATAACAATTTCAATGGTGCTATTTTTACATACAGCGCTGATCTTGATAATGACGGCTATATGGATATTTTAGCGGCAGCGGAATCTGTCGATCAGATTGCCTGGTGGAGAAATCAGGGAGGAGGAGTGTTTAGTCCGCGAATAGTTATTGGAAATAAATTTAACGGGGCAAGATCTGTCCACGCAGCAGATGTTGATCGAGACGGAGATCTTGATGTTTTGGGCACAGCTCGTTTTGCAGATAAAGTCTTCTGGTGGGAAAATAAGGGAGAAGGAAAAGAATTTATTGAGCATGTCATTGATGATAATTTTGATGGGCCGCGATCAGTCCATGCGACGGATATGGATAACGATGGAGATATTGATATTTTAGCAGCTGCAAGATATGAGCACCAAATTGCTTTATGGGAGAATAATGGAGAGCAGAATTTTACTAAAATTATTGTAGATGACAGGTTTGAAGGTGCTACCAATGTTTTCAGCGCCGATCTAAATCAAGACGGCAAAAAAGATATTATTGCGGCAGCTGTATATGCGGATAAAATAGCCTGGTGGCAAAACAAAGGAAATGGTCGGTTTACAAGATTTATCATCGGGGAAAATTTCAAAGGGGCTACTTTTGTTTATGCTGAAGATATCAATGGAGATAAATATAAAGATATTTTAGTTCCTGCTGTTTTTGACAATCAAATTGGCTTATGGATTAATAATCCAAAGCATCAGTCTGCCGGAGTTTTTATTTCTCCAGTTATATCTAAAAAAGAAAATATGAAGCTGACAGGTTTGAGCTGGGAGGGGCTGGTGCCGGAAAATACCTTTTTACGTTTTCAAGTAAGATCAGGCAATAATCTTGAAGAATTAGAAGCAGCAAATTGGCATGGTCCATTTTCAACAGATGATTATTATACTATTTCCGGATCTGATATTAACCCTGTTCACAATGATCACTTGCTCATTCAATACCGGGTTTTTTTTGAAACAGGTAATTTGCTGACTAGCCCAAGACTAAATAAGGTCAGCTTAATCTATAGTGCTGCAGGGATGGTTAAGAAAAATGAATGCTGCCAACCTTAG
- a CDS encoding DUF559 domain-containing protein, whose translation MEGCPKGRGGRNTKAYLSLPYNPKLRNKAKELRKAGNLAEVLLWNQLKNRQFMGFDFDRQKIIGNYIVDFFWNNGDTIPNCGIQVSTLAWCPHNSQII comes from the coding sequence GTGGAGGGGTGCCCGAAAGGGCGGGGTGGTCGCAACACCAAAGCCTATCTCTCCTTGCCCTATAATCCCAAACTGCGCAACAAGGCAAAAGAGCTACGAAAAGCCGGCAATCTAGCTGAAGTCTTGCTATGGAATCAACTGAAAAACCGCCAGTTCATGGGCTTTGATTTTGATCGGCAAAAAATTATCGGCAATTATATTGTAGATTTCTTTTGGAATAATGGGGACACCATACCGAATTGTGGGATACAGGTCAGTACTTTAGCATGGTGTCCCCATAATTCCCAAATTATCTAG